The uncultured Methanomethylovorans sp. genome contains a region encoding:
- a CDS encoding cupin domain-containing protein, whose translation MFCKSDANGYREVLPGISMKTVVYGEHTLMTEFRLNKGSILPSHEHIHEQTGYLVSGRMILSIGNESYEVVPGDSWNIPGGVLHCAEILEDSVAIEVFSPRRDEYLQ comes from the coding sequence ATGTTCTGTAAAAGCGATGCAAATGGATATCGTGAAGTGCTTCCCGGAATAAGCATGAAAACAGTTGTTTATGGAGAACATACTCTGATGACAGAATTCAGGTTGAATAAAGGAAGCATCCTGCCTTCACATGAACATATTCATGAGCAGACAGGTTATCTTGTTTCAGGAAGGATGATCTTATCTATAGGTAATGAATCTTACGAAGTGGTGCCCGGAGACTCGTGGAATATTCCAGGCGGTGTTCTGCACTGTGCTGAAATCCTTGAAGATTCAGTTGCCATTGAAGTCTTTTCACCCCGCAGGGATGAATATCTCCAGTAA